A window of the Pseudomonas gozinkensis genome harbors these coding sequences:
- the gltA gene encoding citrate synthase → MADKKAQLIIEGAAPVELPILTGTVGPDVIDVRGLTATGRFTFDPGFMSTASCESKITYIDGDNGILLHRGYPIEQLAEKSDYLETCYLLLNGELPTAEQKAQFVGTVKNHTMVHEQLKTFFNGFRRDAHPMAVMCGVVGALSAFYHDSLDINNPQHREISAIRLVAKMPTLAAMVYKYSMGQPMMYPRNDLSYAENFLHMMFNTPCEIKPISPVLAKAMDRIFILHADHEQNASTSTVRLAGSSGANPFACIAAGIAALWGPAHGGANEAVLTMLDEIGDVSNIDKFIAKAKDKNDPFKLMGFGHRVYKNRDPRATVMKQTCDEVLKELGIQNDPQLELAMRLEEIALTDPYFIERSLYPNVDFYSGIILKAIGIPTSMFTVIFALARTVGWISHWKEMLSSPYKIGRPRQLYTGYESRDITKLEDRK, encoded by the coding sequence ATGGCTGACAAAAAAGCGCAGTTGATCATCGAGGGCGCAGCCCCCGTCGAGCTGCCCATTTTAACCGGCACCGTTGGTCCCGATGTTATCGATGTTCGGGGCCTGACGGCCACGGGCCGCTTCACTTTCGACCCCGGTTTCATGTCGACCGCTTCCTGCGAATCGAAGATCACCTATATCGACGGCGACAACGGCATCCTGCTGCACCGCGGCTACCCGATCGAACAGCTGGCTGAAAAGTCGGACTACCTGGAAACCTGCTACCTGCTGCTGAACGGCGAACTGCCGACTGCAGAGCAAAAGGCCCAGTTCGTCGGCACCGTGAAGAATCACACCATGGTTCACGAGCAGCTGAAAACCTTCTTCAACGGCTTCCGCCGTGACGCCCACCCGATGGCCGTCATGTGTGGCGTAGTCGGCGCCCTCTCGGCCTTCTACCACGACTCCCTCGACATCAATAACCCGCAGCATCGCGAAATCTCCGCGATCCGCCTGGTTGCCAAGATGCCGACCCTGGCCGCGATGGTTTACAAGTACTCCATGGGCCAACCCATGATGTACCCGCGCAACGACCTGTCGTACGCGGAAAACTTCCTGCACATGATGTTCAACACCCCGTGCGAGATCAAACCGATCAGCCCGGTACTCGCCAAGGCCATGGACCGGATCTTCATCCTCCACGCCGACCACGAGCAGAACGCTTCGACCTCCACCGTGCGTCTGGCGGGCTCCTCGGGTGCCAACCCGTTCGCCTGTATCGCCGCCGGCATCGCCGCACTGTGGGGCCCTGCCCACGGCGGTGCGAACGAAGCCGTGCTGACCATGCTCGATGAAATCGGCGATGTTTCGAACATCGACAAGTTCATCGCCAAGGCCAAGGACAAGAACGATCCGTTCAAGTTGATGGGCTTCGGTCACCGCGTCTACAAGAACCGCGACCCTCGCGCGACTGTAATGAAGCAGACTTGCGACGAAGTGTTGAAGGAACTGGGCATCCAGAACGATCCGCAACTCGAACTGGCCATGCGCCTGGAAGAGATCGCCCTGACCGATCCGTACTTCATCGAGCGCTCGCTGTACCCGAACGTCGACTTCTACTCGGGGATCATCCTCAAGGCGATCGGCATTCCTACCAGCATGTTCACCGTGATCTTCGCCCTGGCACGTACTGTCGGCTGGATCTCGCACTGGAAGGAAATGCTCTCCAGCCCGTACAAGATTGGCCGTCCGCGCCAGCTTTACACGGGTTATGAGTCGCGGGATATCACCAAGCTGGAAGACCGCAAATAA
- the sdhC gene encoding succinate dehydrogenase, cytochrome b556 subunit gives MKSQRPVNLDLRTIKLPITGVTSFLHRVSGIILFLGLGIMLYALGKSLGSEEGYVEVKACLTSPLAKFVAWGLLSALLYHLVAGVRHLIMDMGIGETLEGGRLGSKLIIAVSVVLIVLAGVWIW, from the coding sequence GTGAAAAGCCAACGACCTGTAAACCTAGACCTAAGGACCATCAAACTCCCCATCACCGGCGTTACGTCGTTTCTTCACCGTGTTTCCGGCATCATCCTCTTCCTGGGCCTTGGCATCATGCTTTATGCATTGGGCAAATCCCTGGGTTCCGAGGAAGGTTATGTCGAGGTGAAGGCATGCTTGACCAGCCCGCTGGCCAAGTTCGTAGCATGGGGCCTCCTGTCCGCTCTTCTGTATCACCTGGTTGCCGGTGTGCGCCACTTGATCATGGACATGGGCATCGGTGAGACGCTGGAAGGCGGCCGCCTGGGCTCGAAACTGATCATCGCCGTTTCCGTGGTGCTGATCGTTCTGGCAGGAGTTTGGATATGGTAA
- the sdhD gene encoding succinate dehydrogenase, hydrophobic membrane anchor protein, with protein sequence MVTSVTNLSRSGLYDWMAQRVSAVVLAAYFIFLIGYLVANPGIGYDQWHGLFAHNGMRIFSLLALVALGAHAWVGMWTIATDYLTPMALGKSATAVRFLFQAVCGVAMFAYFVWGVQILWGI encoded by the coding sequence ATGGTAACCAGCGTTACAAACCTTTCGCGTTCGGGCCTCTATGACTGGATGGCACAACGTGTGTCTGCGGTCGTTCTCGCGGCTTATTTCATCTTCCTGATCGGCTACCTCGTCGCGAACCCGGGCATTGGCTACGACCAATGGCACGGCCTGTTCGCCCACAACGGAATGCGTATCTTCAGTCTGCTGGCACTGGTTGCCCTGGGCGCTCACGCCTGGGTCGGCATGTGGACCATCGCGACCGACTACCTGACGCCAATGGCGCTGGGCAAGTCCGCGACTGCAGTACGTTTCCTTTTCCAGGCAGTATGCGGCGTCGCGATGTTCGCTTACTTCGTCTGGGGTGTGCAGATTCTCTGGGGTATCTGA
- the sdhA gene encoding succinate dehydrogenase flavoprotein subunit: MANIPTISFDAIIIGGGGAGMRAALQLAQGGHKTAVITKVFPTRSHTVSAQGGITCAIASADPNDDWRWHMYDTVKGSDYIGDQDAIEYMCQEGPAAVFELDHMGLPFSRTEQGRIYQRPFGGQSKDYGKGGQAARTCAASDRTGHALLHTLYQGNLKAGTTFLNEYYAVDLVKNQEGEFVGVIAICIETGETTYIRAKATVLATGGAGRIYASTTNALINTGDGVGMALRAGVPVQDIEMWQFHPTGIAGAGVLVTEGCRGEGGYLINKHGERFMERYAPNAKDLAGRDVVARSMVKEIIAGNGCGPNGDHVMLKLDHLGEEVLHSRLPGICELSKTFAHVDPVVAPVPVVPTCHYMMGGVATNIHGQAITQDAEGVDQIIPGLFAVGEVACVSVHGANRLGGNSLLDLVVFGRAAGLHLEKALTDGIEYDDATEADIEAALARLNALNNRTDGEDVATLRRELQSCMQNYFGVFRTGEYMQKGIAQLADLRKRIANVKINDKSQAFNTARIEALELQNLLEVAEATAIAAEVRKESRGAHAREDFEDRDDENWLCHTLYFPGDKRVTKRAVNFSPKTVPTFEPKVRTY, translated from the coding sequence ATGGCTAACATTCCAACGATTTCTTTCGACGCCATCATTATTGGTGGCGGCGGTGCCGGCATGCGCGCAGCGCTGCAACTGGCACAGGGCGGTCACAAGACTGCCGTGATCACCAAGGTTTTCCCGACCCGTTCGCACACTGTGTCCGCACAGGGCGGCATCACCTGCGCCATCGCTTCGGCCGACCCGAACGATGACTGGCGCTGGCACATGTACGATACCGTCAAGGGTTCCGATTACATCGGTGACCAGGACGCTATCGAATACATGTGTCAGGAAGGCCCGGCTGCCGTTTTCGAGCTGGACCACATGGGTCTGCCGTTCTCGCGTACCGAGCAAGGCCGTATCTACCAGCGTCCGTTCGGCGGTCAGTCGAAGGATTACGGTAAAGGCGGGCAGGCTGCCCGTACCTGCGCCGCTTCCGACCGTACCGGTCACGCGCTGCTGCACACCCTTTATCAGGGCAACCTGAAAGCCGGTACCACGTTCCTGAACGAGTACTACGCTGTCGACCTGGTGAAAAACCAGGAGGGCGAATTCGTCGGTGTGATCGCAATCTGCATCGAAACCGGCGAAACCACCTACATCCGCGCCAAGGCCACCGTACTGGCTACCGGCGGTGCAGGTCGTATCTACGCGTCCACCACCAACGCCCTGATCAACACCGGTGACGGCGTCGGCATGGCTCTGCGTGCTGGCGTGCCGGTACAAGACATCGAAATGTGGCAGTTCCACCCGACCGGCATCGCCGGCGCCGGTGTACTGGTTACCGAAGGTTGCCGTGGTGAAGGTGGTTACCTGATCAACAAGCACGGCGAGCGTTTCATGGAGCGTTATGCTCCGAACGCCAAAGACCTTGCCGGTCGTGACGTTGTTGCCCGTTCGATGGTTAAGGAAATCATCGCCGGCAACGGTTGCGGTCCGAATGGCGACCACGTAATGCTCAAACTCGACCACCTGGGCGAGGAAGTGCTGCACAGCCGTCTGCCAGGCATCTGCGAACTGTCGAAGACGTTCGCACACGTTGACCCGGTGGTTGCTCCGGTTCCGGTTGTTCCGACTTGCCACTACATGATGGGCGGCGTTGCCACCAACATTCACGGCCAGGCGATCACCCAGGACGCCGAGGGCGTGGATCAGATCATTCCTGGTCTGTTCGCGGTAGGTGAAGTGGCTTGCGTATCGGTTCACGGTGCCAACCGTCTGGGCGGCAACTCGCTGCTCGACCTGGTGGTATTCGGCCGCGCTGCCGGCCTGCACCTGGAAAAGGCGCTGACCGACGGCATCGAATACGACGACGCTACCGAAGCCGACATCGAAGCTGCCCTGGCACGTCTGAATGCCCTGAACAACCGTACCGACGGCGAAGACGTCGCTACCCTGCGTCGCGAGCTGCAAAGCTGCATGCAGAACTACTTCGGTGTATTCCGTACCGGCGAATACATGCAGAAAGGTATTGCCCAGCTGGCTGATCTGCGCAAGCGCATCGCGAATGTGAAGATCAACGACAAGTCGCAGGCGTTCAACACTGCACGTATCGAAGCGCTGGAACTGCAAAACCTGCTGGAAGTGGCTGAAGCTACCGCCATCGCTGCCGAAGTACGTAAAGAGTCCCGCGGCGCTCACGCCCGTGAAGACTTTGAAGATCGTGACGACGAAAACTGGCTGTGCCACACCCTGTACTTCCCGGGTGACAAGCGCGTCACCAAGCGTGCCGTGAACTTCTCGCCGAAGACTGTTCCGACTTTCGAACCTAAAGTCCGGACTTATTAA
- a CDS encoding succinate dehydrogenase iron-sulfur subunit produces the protein MLQVSVYRYNPDQDAAPFMQEFQVDTGGKDLMVLDVLALIKEQDEGFSYRRSCREGVCGSDGMNINGKNGLACITPLSAVVKGNKLIVRPLPGLPVIRDLVVDMSIFYKQYEKVKPFLQNDTPAPAIERLQSPEEREKLDGLYECILCACCSTSCPSFWWNPDKFLGPAALLQAYRFLADSRDTKTSERLASLDDPFSVFRCRGIMNCVNVCPKGLNPTKAIGHIRNMLLSSGV, from the coding sequence ATGTTGCAAGTCAGTGTTTATCGTTACAACCCTGATCAGGACGCTGCGCCGTTCATGCAGGAATTCCAGGTTGATACCGGTGGTAAAGACCTGATGGTGCTGGACGTGCTGGCCCTGATCAAAGAGCAGGACGAGGGTTTCTCCTATCGTCGCTCCTGCCGTGAAGGCGTCTGCGGCTCCGACGGCATGAACATTAACGGCAAGAACGGCCTGGCGTGCATCACGCCGCTGTCCGCTGTCGTCAAAGGTAACAAGCTGATCGTTCGTCCGCTGCCAGGTTTGCCGGTTATCCGTGACCTGGTTGTCGATATGAGCATCTTCTACAAGCAATACGAGAAGGTTAAGCCATTCCTGCAGAACGACACGCCGGCTCCGGCCATCGAGCGTCTGCAGTCCCCTGAAGAGCGTGAAAAGCTCGACGGTCTGTACGAGTGCATCCTGTGCGCCTGCTGCTCGACCTCTTGCCCGTCCTTCTGGTGGAACCCGGACAAGTTCCTGGGTCCAGCTGCACTGCTGCAAGCGTACCGCTTCCTGGCAGACAGCCGTGACACCAAGACGTCCGAGCGTCTGGCGTCCCTCGATGACCCGTTCAGCGTCTTCCGCTGCCGGGGCATCATGAACTGCGTCAACGTATGTCCGAAAGGCCTGAACCCGACTAAGGCCATCGGTCACATCCGTAACATGCTGCTTTCGAGCGGCGTGTGA
- a CDS encoding 2-oxoglutarate dehydrogenase E1 component: MQESVMQRMWNSAYLSGGNAAYVEELYELYLHDPNAVPEEWRTYFQKLPADGSSATDVSHSTIRDHFVLLAKNQRRAQPVSAGSVSSEHEKKQVEVLRLIQAYRMRGHQAAQLDPLGLWQRPAPADLSINHYGLTNADLDTTFRAGDLFIGKEEASLREIHEALQQTYCRTIGAEFTHITDSEQRQWFQQRLESVRGRPEYSADIKSHLLERVTAGEGLEKYLGTKYPGTKRFGLEGGESLIPMLDELIQRSGSYGTKEVVIGMAHRGRLNVLVNTFGKNPRELFDEFEGKKKVELGSGDVKYHQGFSSNVMTTGGEVHLAMAFNPSHLEIVSPVVEGSVRARQDRRNDSTGEKVLPISIHGDAAFAGQGVVMETFQMSQTRGFKTGGTVHIVINNQVGFTISNPLDSRSTEYATDVAKMIQAPILHVNGDDPEAVLFVTQLAIDYRMQFKRDVVIDLVCYRRRGHNEADEPSGTQPLMYQQITKQRTTRELYADRLTQGGVLDAERVQAKVDEYRNALDNGLHVVKSLVKEPNKELFVDWRPYLGHAWTARHDTRFDLKTLQELSAKLLEIPEGFVVQRQVAKIYEDRQKMQAGGLPINWGYAETMAYATLAFEGHPIRMTGQDIGRGTFSHRHAVLHNQKDAGTYIPLKHLYEGQPRFDLYDSFLSEEAVLAFEYGYSTTTPNALVIWEAQFGDFANGAQVVIDQFITSGEHKWGRLCGLTMLLPHGYEGQGPEHSSARLERYLQLCAEHNIQVCMPTTPAQIYHLLRRQVIRPLRKPLVVLTPKSLLRHKLAISTLEDLAEGSFQTVIPEIDALDPKKVERVVLCSGKVYYDLLEKRRAEGREDIAIVRIEQLYPFPEDDLKEVLAPYTNVKAAVWCQEEPMNQGAWYCSQHHLRRSISNLNKSLVLEYAGREASAAPACGYASMHAEQQEQLLQAAFTV, encoded by the coding sequence ATGCAAGAAAGCGTGATGCAGCGCATGTGGAACAGCGCCTACCTTTCAGGTGGAAACGCTGCCTATGTGGAAGAGCTCTACGAGCTCTACCTGCACGACCCTAACGCTGTGCCAGAAGAGTGGCGCACCTACTTTCAGAAGCTGCCTGCCGACGGCAGCTCTGCCACAGATGTTTCGCACTCCACAATTCGCGATCATTTCGTGCTGCTGGCAAAGAACCAGCGCCGCGCCCAACCGGTTTCCGCCGGCAGCGTGAGCAGTGAGCACGAGAAGAAGCAAGTTGAAGTGCTGCGATTGATCCAGGCCTACCGTATGCGTGGCCACCAGGCAGCCCAGCTTGACCCGCTGGGGCTGTGGCAGCGTCCTGCACCTGCAGACCTGTCGATCAATCACTACGGCTTGACCAATGCCGATCTTGATACGACCTTCCGTGCCGGCGACCTGTTCATCGGCAAAGAGGAAGCGAGCCTACGCGAAATTCACGAAGCGTTGCAGCAGACATATTGCCGCACCATCGGCGCTGAATTTACGCACATCACCGATTCCGAGCAGCGCCAGTGGTTCCAGCAGCGTCTGGAAAGCGTGCGTGGCCGTCCGGAATATTCCGCGGACATCAAGAGCCACCTGCTCGAGCGCGTAACTGCCGGTGAAGGCCTGGAAAAATACCTGGGTACCAAATACCCGGGCACCAAGCGTTTCGGTCTGGAAGGCGGCGAAAGCCTGATTCCGATGCTCGACGAACTGATCCAGCGTTCCGGTTCCTACGGCACCAAGGAAGTCGTCATCGGCATGGCTCACCGTGGCCGTCTGAACGTACTGGTCAACACCTTCGGCAAGAACCCGCGCGAGCTGTTCGACGAGTTCGAAGGCAAGAAGAAGGTCGAGCTGGGCTCCGGTGACGTCAAATACCACCAGGGCTTCTCGTCCAACGTAATGACCACCGGCGGTGAAGTTCACCTGGCCATGGCGTTCAACCCGTCCCACCTGGAAATCGTTTCCCCGGTGGTCGAGGGTTCGGTTCGCGCCCGTCAGGACCGTCGCAACGATTCGACCGGTGAGAAGGTTCTGCCGATCTCCATCCACGGTGACGCTGCATTCGCAGGTCAAGGCGTGGTAATGGAAACCTTCCAGATGTCGCAGACCCGCGGTTTCAAAACCGGCGGTACCGTGCACATCGTGATCAACAACCAGGTCGGTTTCACCATCAGCAACCCGCTGGACTCGCGTTCCACCGAGTACGCGACCGACGTTGCGAAAATGATCCAGGCGCCGATCCTCCATGTGAATGGTGATGATCCGGAAGCCGTGTTGTTCGTGACCCAGCTGGCCATCGACTACCGCATGCAGTTCAAGCGTGACGTGGTGATCGACCTGGTCTGCTACCGTCGTCGCGGCCACAACGAGGCCGACGAGCCAAGCGGCACCCAGCCTCTGATGTATCAGCAGATCACCAAGCAGCGCACCACCCGTGAGCTGTACGCTGATCGTCTGACCCAGGGCGGTGTGCTGGACGCCGAGCGTGTTCAGGCGAAAGTCGACGAATACCGCAACGCGCTGGACAACGGTCTGCACGTAGTGAAATCGCTGGTCAAAGAGCCGAACAAAGAGCTGTTCGTGGACTGGCGTCCGTATCTGGGCCACGCCTGGACTGCGCGTCACGACACTCGCTTCGACCTCAAGACCCTGCAGGAACTGTCCGCCAAGCTGCTGGAAATCCCGGAAGGCTTCGTGGTTCAGCGTCAGGTCGCGAAGATCTACGAAGACCGTCAGAAGATGCAAGCCGGCGGCCTGCCGATCAACTGGGGTTACGCCGAAACCATGGCGTACGCGACCCTGGCGTTCGAAGGTCACCCGATCCGCATGACCGGTCAGGACATCGGCCGCGGTACGTTCTCGCACCGTCACGCTGTGCTGCACAACCAGAAAGATGCCGGTACCTACATTCCGCTCAAGCATCTTTATGAAGGTCAGCCACGCTTCGACCTGTACGACTCGTTCCTGTCGGAAGAAGCCGTACTGGCGTTCGAATACGGTTACTCGACCACCACGCCAAACGCGCTGGTGATCTGGGAAGCCCAGTTCGGCGACTTCGCCAACGGTGCGCAGGTTGTTATCGACCAGTTCATCACCAGCGGCGAGCACAAGTGGGGCCGTCTCTGCGGTCTGACCATGCTTTTGCCACACGGCTACGAGGGTCAGGGCCCTGAGCACAGCTCGGCACGTCTTGAGCGTTACCTGCAGTTGTGCGCCGAGCACAACATTCAGGTGTGCATGCCGACCACCCCGGCCCAGATCTACCACTTGCTGCGCCGTCAGGTGATTCGCCCGCTGCGCAAGCCATTGGTCGTTCTGACTCCAAAGTCGCTGCTGCGCCACAAACTGGCCATCTCGACCCTGGAAGATCTGGCCGAAGGTTCGTTCCAGACCGTTATCCCGGAAATCGATGCACTGGACCCGAAAAAGGTCGAGCGCGTTGTTCTGTGCAGCGGCAAGGTCTACTACGACCTGCTGGAAAAACGTCGTGCCGAAGGCCGCGAAGATATCGCCATCGTGCGTATCGAGCAGCTGTACCCGTTCCCTGAGGACGACTTGAAAGAAGTCCTGGCTCCTTACACCAACGTCAAAGCGGCGGTCTGGTGTCAGGAAGAGCCGATGAACCAGGGCGCCTGGTACTGCAGCCAGCACCACCTGCGTCGCAGCATCAGCAACCTCAACAAATCTCTCGTACTCGAGTACGCGGGCCGTGAGGCTTCTGCTGCACCTGCATGTGGTTACGCATCGATGCACGCCGAGCAGCAGGAACAACTGCTGCAAGCCGCGTTTACCGTTTAA
- the odhB gene encoding 2-oxoglutarate dehydrogenase complex dihydrolipoyllysine-residue succinyltransferase, with translation MAIEIKAPTFPESVADGTVATWHKQPGDAVKRDELIVDIETDKVVLEVLATADGVLGAIVKGEGETVLSDEVLGSIVEGGAAAAAPAAAAAPAAAAAAPAADGEDDPIAAPAARKLAEENGINIASVAGTGKGGRVTKEDVVAAVAAKKAAPAAAPAKAAAPAAAAPVFAAGDRIEKRVPMTRVRATVAKRLVEAQSNMAMLTTFNEVDMTEVMALRSKYKDLFEKSHNGVRLGFMSFFVKAATEALKRFPAVNASIDGNDIVYHGYADIGVAVSSDRGLVVPVLRNAEHMSLAEIEGGIATFGKKARDGKLSMDEMTGGTFTITNGGTFGSMMSTPIVNPPQAAILGMHNIIQRPMAINGQVVIRPMMYLALSYDHRLIDGKEAVTFLVTIKNLLEDPARLLLDI, from the coding sequence ATGGCTATCGAGATCAAAGCCCCCACTTTCCCGGAATCGGTTGCCGATGGCACCGTTGCCACCTGGCACAAACAACCGGGCGACGCCGTCAAGCGTGACGAACTGATCGTCGACATCGAAACCGACAAAGTCGTACTGGAAGTGCTGGCTACCGCCGACGGCGTGCTGGGCGCAATCGTCAAGGGCGAGGGCGAAACCGTCCTGTCCGACGAAGTCCTGGGCTCCATCGTTGAAGGCGGCGCTGCTGCTGCCGCCCCGGCTGCCGCTGCTGCTCCGGCCGCTGCTGCCGCTGCTCCAGCCGCCGATGGCGAAGACGACCCGATCGCAGCTCCTGCCGCGCGCAAGCTGGCTGAAGAGAACGGCATCAACATCGCTTCCGTTGCCGGCACCGGCAAAGGCGGTCGCGTGACCAAGGAAGACGTGGTTGCAGCCGTCGCTGCCAAGAAAGCCGCTCCGGCTGCCGCGCCTGCCAAGGCTGCTGCTCCGGCCGCCGCCGCTCCTGTGTTCGCCGCTGGCGACCGCATCGAGAAGCGCGTTCCGATGACCCGCGTTCGTGCCACCGTTGCCAAGCGTCTGGTTGAAGCTCAATCGAACATGGCGATGCTGACCACTTTCAACGAAGTCGACATGACCGAAGTCATGGCCCTGCGTTCGAAGTACAAGGACCTGTTCGAGAAGTCCCACAACGGCGTACGCCTGGGCTTCATGTCGTTCTTCGTGAAGGCTGCCACCGAAGCGCTGAAACGCTTCCCGGCGGTCAACGCTTCGATCGACGGCAACGACATCGTTTACCACGGTTATGCCGACATCGGCGTCGCTGTTTCCAGCGACCGTGGCCTGGTGGTTCCGGTTCTGCGTAACGCCGAACACATGAGCCTGGCTGAAATCGAAGGCGGCATCGCCACCTTCGGCAAGAAAGCCCGTGACGGCAAACTGTCGATGGACGAAATGACCGGCGGTACCTTCACCATCACCAACGGTGGTACCTTCGGTTCGATGATGTCGACCCCGATCGTCAACCCGCCGCAGGCAGCGATTCTGGGCATGCACAACATCATCCAGCGCCCGATGGCCATCAACGGTCAGGTCGTGATCCGTCCGATGATGTACCTGGCACTGTCCTACGATCACCGTCTGATCGATGGCAAAGAAGCTGTAACCTTCCTGGTGACCATCAAGAACCTGCTGGAAGATCCGGCTCGTCTGTTGCTGGATATCTGA
- the lpdA gene encoding dihydrolipoyl dehydrogenase, giving the protein MSQKFDVVVIGAGPGGYVAAIKAAQLGLSTACIEKYTDAEGKQALGGTCLNVGCIPSKALLDSSWKYKEAKESFNVHGISTGEVKMDVAAMVGRKAGIVKNLTGGVATLFKANGVTSIQGHGKLLAGKKVEVTKPDGSVEVIEAENVILAPGSRPIDIPPAPVDQKVIVDSTGALEFQTVPKRLGVIGAGVIGLELGSVWSRLGSEVVVLEALDTFLMAADTAVSKEALKTLTKQGLDIKLGARVTGSKVNGDEVVVNYTDANGEQTITFDKLIVAVGRRPVTTDLLAADSGVTLDERGFVHVDDHCATTVPGVYAIGDVVRGMMLAHKASEEGIMVVERIKGHKAQMNYDLIPSVIYTHPEIAWVGKTEQALKAEGVEVNVGTFPFAASGRAMAANDTGGFVKVIADAKTDRVLGVHVIGPSAAELVQQGAIGMEFGTSAEDLGMMVFSHPTLSEALHEAALAVNGGAIHIANRKKR; this is encoded by the coding sequence ATGTCGCAGAAATTTGACGTAGTAGTGATCGGTGCGGGCCCTGGCGGCTACGTGGCAGCTATCAAGGCCGCGCAACTCGGCCTGAGCACTGCCTGCATCGAGAAGTACACCGATGCTGAAGGCAAGCAAGCCCTGGGCGGCACCTGCCTGAACGTAGGCTGCATTCCTTCCAAGGCGCTGCTCGACAGCTCCTGGAAATACAAGGAAGCGAAAGAAAGCTTCAACGTCCACGGTATCTCGACCGGCGAAGTCAAAATGGACGTCGCTGCGATGGTTGGCCGCAAGGCTGGCATCGTCAAGAACCTGACCGGCGGTGTTGCCACCCTGTTCAAGGCCAACGGCGTTACTTCGATCCAGGGCCACGGCAAACTGCTGGCCGGCAAGAAAGTCGAAGTCACCAAGCCGGACGGCTCGGTTGAAGTCATCGAAGCCGAAAACGTCATCCTGGCTCCAGGCTCGCGTCCGATCGACATTCCACCGGCTCCGGTCGATCAGAAAGTCATCGTCGATTCGACTGGCGCACTGGAATTCCAGACCGTACCTAAGCGTCTGGGCGTGATCGGCGCTGGCGTGATCGGTCTGGAACTGGGTTCGGTCTGGTCGCGTCTGGGCTCCGAAGTGGTTGTTCTGGAAGCACTGGACACCTTCCTGATGGCAGCGGACACCGCTGTTTCCAAGGAAGCGCTGAAAACCCTGACCAAACAGGGTCTGGACATCAAGCTGGGCGCTCGCGTAACCGGCTCGAAAGTGAACGGCGACGAAGTCGTTGTGAACTACACCGACGCCAACGGCGAGCAGACCATCACTTTCGACAAGCTGATCGTAGCCGTTGGTCGCCGTCCGGTGACCACTGATCTGCTGGCTGCCGACAGTGGCGTGACCCTGGACGAGCGTGGTTTCGTACACGTCGACGATCACTGCGCCACCACCGTACCGGGCGTTTACGCCATCGGTGACGTGGTTCGCGGCATGATGCTGGCTCACAAAGCCTCGGAAGAGGGCATCATGGTTGTCGAGCGCATCAAGGGCCACAAGGCTCAGATGAACTATGACCTGATCCCTTCGGTTATTTATACTCACCCGGAAATCGCATGGGTCGGTAAAACCGAGCAGGCCTTGAAAGCTGAAGGCGTTGAAGTTAACGTCGGCACCTTCCCGTTCGCAGCATCCGGCCGTGCCATGGCCGCCAACGATACCGGTGGTTTCGTCAAGGTCATCGCCGATGCCAAGACTGACCGCGTATTGGGCGTGCACGTGATTGGCCCGAGCGCTGCAGAACTGGTTCAGCAGGGCGCGATCGGTATGGAATTCGGCACCAGCGCTGAAGACCTGGGCATGATGGTTTTCTCCCATCCGACCCTGTCTGAAGCCTTGCACGAAGCAGCTTTGGCAGTGAATGGCGGCGCCATCCACATTGCCAACCGCAAGAAGCGTTGA